A genomic region of Methylobacterium durans contains the following coding sequences:
- a CDS encoding cation diffusion facilitator family transporter, whose product MTPHDSHAGPDHDHAGHDHEPGGHQHGPGHVHAPASFGRAFAIGIALNVGFVIVEATYGVLGNSVALLADAGHNLSDVLGLIVAWVAIILSKRAPTSHYTYGMKGSSILAALFNAVFLLVAVGAIAWEAVQRFAEPAPVAGKTVMIVAAIGILINGATAWLFASGRKGDINIKGAFLHMAADAAVSAGVVVAGLVILYTGWTWLDPVVSLCIVAVIVWSTGGLLRDSVRMSLAAVPPGLDPAAVRRHLEDLAGVAAIHDLHIWPMSTTEVALTAHLVMPGGAPGDAFLMRAAREMRERFGIGHVTLQVETSEAAACALAPEHVV is encoded by the coding sequence ATGACGCCGCACGACAGCCACGCCGGCCCCGACCACGACCATGCGGGCCACGATCACGAACCCGGTGGCCACCAGCACGGGCCGGGGCACGTCCACGCCCCGGCGAGCTTCGGCCGCGCGTTCGCCATCGGCATCGCGCTGAACGTCGGCTTCGTCATCGTGGAGGCAACGTATGGCGTGCTCGGCAACTCGGTGGCCCTCTTGGCGGATGCCGGACACAATCTCTCGGACGTGCTCGGCCTCATCGTGGCCTGGGTCGCGATCATCCTGTCCAAACGGGCCCCGACATCGCACTATACGTACGGCATGAAGGGCTCCTCGATCTTGGCGGCCCTGTTCAACGCCGTGTTCCTGCTGGTCGCGGTCGGGGCCATCGCCTGGGAGGCGGTCCAGCGCTTCGCCGAGCCCGCCCCCGTCGCCGGCAAGACGGTGATGATCGTCGCCGCCATCGGCATCCTGATCAACGGCGCCACCGCCTGGCTCTTCGCCTCAGGTCGGAAGGGCGACATCAACATCAAGGGCGCGTTCCTGCACATGGCCGCCGACGCCGCGGTCTCGGCCGGTGTCGTCGTCGCCGGCCTCGTGATCCTCTACACCGGCTGGACATGGCTCGATCCGGTGGTCAGCCTCTGCATCGTGGCCGTCATCGTCTGGAGCACGGGGGGCCTGCTACGCGACAGCGTGCGGATGTCGCTCGCCGCGGTGCCGCCCGGCCTCGACCCGGCAGCGGTGCGCCGCCACCTGGAGGACCTGGCCGGCGTCGCCGCCATCCACGACCTGCACATCTGGCCCATGAGCACCACGGAGGTCGCCCTCACGGCCCACCTCGTCATGCCGGGAGGCGCCCCAGGCGACGCCTTCCTGATGCGGGCGGCGCGCGAGATGCGGGAGCGCTTCGGCATAGGCCACGTGACCCTGCAGGTCGAGACGAGCGAGGCCGCCGCCTGCGCGCTCGCACCCGAGCACGTGGTCTGA